In Bacillus sp. NP247, one DNA window encodes the following:
- a CDS encoding ABC transporter ATP-binding protein — MIKIDNVKKFYTDKVKIGPLDIEIPKAGFTSLIGPNGAGKSTTLLMIGRLLDMDEGQIQVANMDVSESKSKDLAKVLTILRQENHFVTRLTVRQLVGFGRFPYSKGRLTKEDEVIISKYIDFLDLTNLENRYLDELSGGQRQRAYVAMVLCQETEYVLLDEPLNNLDVARSVQMMEHLRRAANEFGRTILTVMHDINFAAKYSDKICAMKDGQIAAFGTVEEVMDPEILTDIFETKIEIINGPYGPIAVY; from the coding sequence ATGATAAAAATTGATAATGTTAAAAAGTTCTATACTGATAAGGTAAAAATAGGACCTTTAGATATTGAAATACCAAAAGCGGGCTTTACTTCTTTAATTGGACCAAATGGCGCTGGAAAGTCAACGACACTTTTGATGATTGGCAGACTTTTAGATATGGATGAAGGTCAAATTCAGGTAGCGAATATGGATGTTTCTGAATCTAAATCAAAAGACTTAGCAAAAGTTTTGACTATATTGCGACAAGAAAATCATTTTGTAACTAGGCTTACTGTTAGACAATTAGTTGGATTTGGGCGCTTTCCTTATTCAAAGGGAAGATTAACTAAAGAGGATGAAGTTATCATTTCTAAATATATCGATTTTTTAGATTTAACTAATTTAGAGAATAGATATTTAGATGAGCTTTCTGGTGGTCAAAGACAAAGGGCATATGTAGCGATGGTATTGTGCCAAGAGACTGAATATGTACTTTTGGATGAGCCTCTGAACAACCTTGATGTTGCTCGTTCTGTTCAAATGATGGAGCATTTGAGACGTGCAGCTAATGAATTCGGAAGAACAATTCTGACTGTTATGCATGATATAAATTTTGCGGCTAAATATTCTGACAAAATTTGTGCTATGAAAGATGGACAAATTGCTGCTTTTGGAACAGTAGAAGAAGTTATGGACCCAGAAATTTTGACAGATATTTTTGAAACAAAAATAGAAATTATCAATGGTCCTTATGGTCCAATCGCTGTTTATTAG